ACAACGGGGGCCGCTCAGCTCTCCACGCCCTGCCGGAACGCCGCCCACGTCGCGGCGTCGCGGGGCAGGCCCCCCTCCTCCGTCCAGATCCAGTAGGGCGTGTAGAGGCTGCGGGCGGTGAGGACCTCGTCGCGGAAGATCTCGGCGCTGACGCCGGTATGCAGCAGCCCGCTCGTCTCGAAGCGGCGCAGCACCCCGGAGCGGTCGTAGGGCACCCGCCGCAGCTCGGGCACCCAGCCCCCCGGCGCGGCGGTCAGCAGAAGGTACTGGGCACGGGGGTCGCCGTCCATCGGGGTTCCGGCGGCCCCGGTGTTCAGGACGAGGACCCCGCCCCGCTCGGCCCGCGCCGGGCGGTGGATGTGCGACCCGACCAGCACGCCCGCCCCACCCGCCAGCTCGGCCACCCGCCGGGGGTCGGTGCGCTCGCTGAGGCTCTCTCGGTAGTCGGCGGGGGTGCCGTGGGCAACGAGGACGGGCGGGAGGCCGGGTACCTCCAGGGTGCGGGTCATGGGCCAGTCCCCCGGCACGTCCAGCAGTCCGGCGCGGTCCAGCTCGGTCGCCGTCCAGTCGGTCGCGCCCCAGAAGGGGTCGGTGAAC
This region of Deinococcus sp. HSC-46F16 genomic DNA includes:
- a CDS encoding metallophosphoesterase, which produces MLPVRLAVIADIHGNADALRAVLADARAQGAEHVLVNGDVVNRGPDSVEALSLLLSREDVTFTLGNHDDLVRLWHGRSETLPGDWFTDPFWGATDWTATELDRAGLLDVPGDWPMTRTLEVPGLPPVLVAHGTPADYRESLSERTDPRRVAELAGGAGVLVGSHIHRPARAERGGVLVLNTGAAGTPMDGDPRAQYLLLTAAPGGWVPELRRVPYDRSGVLRRFETSGLLHTGVSAEIFRDEVLTARSLYTPYWIWTEEGGLPRDAATWAAFRQGVES